From a region of the Panicum virgatum strain AP13 chromosome 2K, P.virgatum_v5, whole genome shotgun sequence genome:
- the LOC120674205 gene encoding transcription factor TGAL7-like isoform X1: MMPASSTMSKESTSYDMAEFDQSAIFLYLDGHDQEQRQTLNIFPSQPMHVAEPIPAKGVSMGMVAAMLPNGNSSPPKRQEQGGQRSPAVPPPAPTVALPNSAKETKSSLSKKEATSGGKGATSGDQERVRDPKTLRRLAQNREAARKSRLRKKAYIQQLETSRIRLSQLEQQVQVARVQGVFLGTGEQPGFPSAPSPAAVVFDMEYGRWVEEHSKLIFQLRAALNEHLADEQLQGFVNGAMAQHEELLNLKGAMARADVFHLLSGVWASPAERCFLWLGGFRPSEVIKVMLKHVEPLSEGQILGIYNLQQSVQEREEALNHSMEATQQSISDTIAAPDVAPATFMGHMSIAMNKVASMEGFVMQADGLRQQTLHKLHHILTTHQAARCMVAIADYFHRLRALSTLWVARPRQEDGPAL; this comes from the exons ATGATGCCTGCCTCTTCCACCAT GAGCAAGGAATCAACAAGCTATGACATGGCGGAATTCGACCAATCAGCAATTTTTCTCTACCTGGATGGCCACGATCAAGAACAACGGC AGACTCTAAACATCTTCCCGTCGCAGCCGATGCATGTAGCCGAGCCAATTCCTGCCAAG GGTGTTAGCATGGGCATGGTGGCAGCCATGCTGCCCAATGGCAACTCTTCTCCTCCCAAGAGACAAGAGCAAGGTGGCCAGAGGAGTCCTGCTGTTCCTCCTCCTGCCCCCACTGTGGCCTTGCCTAACTCAGCCAAGGAGACCAAGAGTAGCCTATCTAAG AAGGAAGCAACAAGCGGTGGGAAGGGTGCAACATCTGGCGATcaggagagagtgagagaccCTAAG ACCCTGAGGCGGCTTGCGCAGAATAGAGAGGCTGCTAGGAAGAGCAGACTTAGGAAGAAG GCTTATATCCAACAGTTGGAGACAAGTAGGATCAGGCTAAGCCAGCTTGAACAGCAAGTTCAAGTGGCAAGAGTACAG GGCGTCTTCTTGGGCACTGGCGAGCAGCCAGGTTTTCCTTCTGCCCCTTCACCTG CAGCTGTGGTATTTGATATGGAGTATGGGAGATGGGTTGAAGAACACAGCAAATTGATATTCCAGCTCAGGGCCGCGCTGAATGAGCACCTGGCGGACGAACAGCTGCAGGGCTTCGTCAATGGTGCAATGGCACAGCACGAAGAGCTACTGAACCTCAAAGGTGCCATGGCCAGGGCCGATGTCTTCCACCTCTTGTCTGGAGTGTGGGCAAGCCCTGCTGAGCGTTGCTTTCTTTGGTTGGGAGGCTTTCGCCCCTCGGAGGTCATAAAG GTGATGCTGAAGCATGTGGAGCCGCTGTCAGAGGGCCAGATACTTGGCATATACAACCTTCAGCAGTCAGtgcaggagagggaggaggctcTCAACCACAGCATGGAAGCCACCCAGCAGAGCATCTCGGACACCATCGCTGCACCCGATGTCGCTCCCGCAACCTTCATGGGCCACATGTCCATCGCCATGAATAAGGTCGCCTCTATGGAGGGCTTTGTCATGCAG GCAGATGGACTAAGGCAGCAGACCCTCCACAAGCTCCACCACATCCTGACCACCCATCAGGCTGCTCGGTGCATGGTTGCGATCGCCGACTACTTCCACCGCCTTCGCGCGCTCAGCACTCTCTGGGTTGCAAGGCCAAGGCAGGAGGATGGGCCAGCGCTGTAG
- the LOC120674205 gene encoding transcription factor TGAL7-like isoform X3: MMPASSTMSKESTSYDMAEFDQSAIFLYLDGHDQEQRQTLNIFPSQPMHVAEPIPAKGVSMGMVAAMLPNGNSSPPKRQEQGGQRSPAVPPPAPTVALPNSAKETKSSLSKKEATSGGKGATSGDQERVRDPKTLRRLAQNREAARKSRLRKKAYIQQLETSRIRLSQLEQQVQVARVQGVFLGTGEQPGFPSAPSPAAVVFDMEYGRWVEEHSKLIFQLRAALNEHLADEQLQGFVNGAMAQHEELLNLKGAMARADVFHLLSGVWASPAERCFLWLGGFRPSEVIKVMLKHVEPLSEGQILGIYNLQQSVQEREEALNHSMEATQQSISDTIAAPDVAPATFMGHMSIAMNKVASMEGFVMQWCHQLNNTI; this comes from the exons ATGATGCCTGCCTCTTCCACCAT GAGCAAGGAATCAACAAGCTATGACATGGCGGAATTCGACCAATCAGCAATTTTTCTCTACCTGGATGGCCACGATCAAGAACAACGGC AGACTCTAAACATCTTCCCGTCGCAGCCGATGCATGTAGCCGAGCCAATTCCTGCCAAG GGTGTTAGCATGGGCATGGTGGCAGCCATGCTGCCCAATGGCAACTCTTCTCCTCCCAAGAGACAAGAGCAAGGTGGCCAGAGGAGTCCTGCTGTTCCTCCTCCTGCCCCCACTGTGGCCTTGCCTAACTCAGCCAAGGAGACCAAGAGTAGCCTATCTAAG AAGGAAGCAACAAGCGGTGGGAAGGGTGCAACATCTGGCGATcaggagagagtgagagaccCTAAG ACCCTGAGGCGGCTTGCGCAGAATAGAGAGGCTGCTAGGAAGAGCAGACTTAGGAAGAAG GCTTATATCCAACAGTTGGAGACAAGTAGGATCAGGCTAAGCCAGCTTGAACAGCAAGTTCAAGTGGCAAGAGTACAG GGCGTCTTCTTGGGCACTGGCGAGCAGCCAGGTTTTCCTTCTGCCCCTTCACCTG CAGCTGTGGTATTTGATATGGAGTATGGGAGATGGGTTGAAGAACACAGCAAATTGATATTCCAGCTCAGGGCCGCGCTGAATGAGCACCTGGCGGACGAACAGCTGCAGGGCTTCGTCAATGGTGCAATGGCACAGCACGAAGAGCTACTGAACCTCAAAGGTGCCATGGCCAGGGCCGATGTCTTCCACCTCTTGTCTGGAGTGTGGGCAAGCCCTGCTGAGCGTTGCTTTCTTTGGTTGGGAGGCTTTCGCCCCTCGGAGGTCATAAAG GTGATGCTGAAGCATGTGGAGCCGCTGTCAGAGGGCCAGATACTTGGCATATACAACCTTCAGCAGTCAGtgcaggagagggaggaggctcTCAACCACAGCATGGAAGCCACCCAGCAGAGCATCTCGGACACCATCGCTGCACCCGATGTCGCTCCCGCAACCTTCATGGGCCACATGTCCATCGCCATGAATAAGGTCGCCTCTATGGAGGGCTTTGTCATGCAG TGGTGCCATCAGCTTAATAATACAATATAA
- the LOC120674205 gene encoding transcription factor TGAL7-like isoform X2: MMPASSTMSKESTSYDMAEFDQSAIFLYLDGHDQEQRQTLNIFPSQPMHVAEPIPAKGVSMGMVAAMLPNGNSSPPKRQEQGGQRSPAVPPPAPTVALPNSAKETKSSLSKKEATSGGKGATSGDQERVRDPKTLRRLAQNREAARKSRLRKKAYIQQLETSRIRLSQLEQQVQVARVQGVFLGTGEQPGFPSAPSPAVVFDMEYGRWVEEHSKLIFQLRAALNEHLADEQLQGFVNGAMAQHEELLNLKGAMARADVFHLLSGVWASPAERCFLWLGGFRPSEVIKVMLKHVEPLSEGQILGIYNLQQSVQEREEALNHSMEATQQSISDTIAAPDVAPATFMGHMSIAMNKVASMEGFVMQADGLRQQTLHKLHHILTTHQAARCMVAIADYFHRLRALSTLWVARPRQEDGPAL; this comes from the exons ATGATGCCTGCCTCTTCCACCAT GAGCAAGGAATCAACAAGCTATGACATGGCGGAATTCGACCAATCAGCAATTTTTCTCTACCTGGATGGCCACGATCAAGAACAACGGC AGACTCTAAACATCTTCCCGTCGCAGCCGATGCATGTAGCCGAGCCAATTCCTGCCAAG GGTGTTAGCATGGGCATGGTGGCAGCCATGCTGCCCAATGGCAACTCTTCTCCTCCCAAGAGACAAGAGCAAGGTGGCCAGAGGAGTCCTGCTGTTCCTCCTCCTGCCCCCACTGTGGCCTTGCCTAACTCAGCCAAGGAGACCAAGAGTAGCCTATCTAAG AAGGAAGCAACAAGCGGTGGGAAGGGTGCAACATCTGGCGATcaggagagagtgagagaccCTAAG ACCCTGAGGCGGCTTGCGCAGAATAGAGAGGCTGCTAGGAAGAGCAGACTTAGGAAGAAG GCTTATATCCAACAGTTGGAGACAAGTAGGATCAGGCTAAGCCAGCTTGAACAGCAAGTTCAAGTGGCAAGAGTACAG GGCGTCTTCTTGGGCACTGGCGAGCAGCCAGGTTTTCCTTCTGCCCCTTCACCTG CTGTGGTATTTGATATGGAGTATGGGAGATGGGTTGAAGAACACAGCAAATTGATATTCCAGCTCAGGGCCGCGCTGAATGAGCACCTGGCGGACGAACAGCTGCAGGGCTTCGTCAATGGTGCAATGGCACAGCACGAAGAGCTACTGAACCTCAAAGGTGCCATGGCCAGGGCCGATGTCTTCCACCTCTTGTCTGGAGTGTGGGCAAGCCCTGCTGAGCGTTGCTTTCTTTGGTTGGGAGGCTTTCGCCCCTCGGAGGTCATAAAG GTGATGCTGAAGCATGTGGAGCCGCTGTCAGAGGGCCAGATACTTGGCATATACAACCTTCAGCAGTCAGtgcaggagagggaggaggctcTCAACCACAGCATGGAAGCCACCCAGCAGAGCATCTCGGACACCATCGCTGCACCCGATGTCGCTCCCGCAACCTTCATGGGCCACATGTCCATCGCCATGAATAAGGTCGCCTCTATGGAGGGCTTTGTCATGCAG GCAGATGGACTAAGGCAGCAGACCCTCCACAAGCTCCACCACATCCTGACCACCCATCAGGCTGCTCGGTGCATGGTTGCGATCGCCGACTACTTCCACCGCCTTCGCGCGCTCAGCACTCTCTGGGTTGCAAGGCCAAGGCAGGAGGATGGGCCAGCGCTGTAG
- the LOC120674205 gene encoding transcription factor TGAL7-like isoform X4, with protein MHVAEPIPAKGVSMGMVAAMLPNGNSSPPKRQEQGGQRSPAVPPPAPTVALPNSAKETKSSLSKKEATSGGKGATSGDQERVRDPKTLRRLAQNREAARKSRLRKKAYIQQLETSRIRLSQLEQQVQVARVQGVFLGTGEQPGFPSAPSPAAVVFDMEYGRWVEEHSKLIFQLRAALNEHLADEQLQGFVNGAMAQHEELLNLKGAMARADVFHLLSGVWASPAERCFLWLGGFRPSEVIKVMLKHVEPLSEGQILGIYNLQQSVQEREEALNHSMEATQQSISDTIAAPDVAPATFMGHMSIAMNKVASMEGFVMQADGLRQQTLHKLHHILTTHQAARCMVAIADYFHRLRALSTLWVARPRQEDGPAL; from the exons ATGCATGTAGCCGAGCCAATTCCTGCCAAG GGTGTTAGCATGGGCATGGTGGCAGCCATGCTGCCCAATGGCAACTCTTCTCCTCCCAAGAGACAAGAGCAAGGTGGCCAGAGGAGTCCTGCTGTTCCTCCTCCTGCCCCCACTGTGGCCTTGCCTAACTCAGCCAAGGAGACCAAGAGTAGCCTATCTAAG AAGGAAGCAACAAGCGGTGGGAAGGGTGCAACATCTGGCGATcaggagagagtgagagaccCTAAG ACCCTGAGGCGGCTTGCGCAGAATAGAGAGGCTGCTAGGAAGAGCAGACTTAGGAAGAAG GCTTATATCCAACAGTTGGAGACAAGTAGGATCAGGCTAAGCCAGCTTGAACAGCAAGTTCAAGTGGCAAGAGTACAG GGCGTCTTCTTGGGCACTGGCGAGCAGCCAGGTTTTCCTTCTGCCCCTTCACCTG CAGCTGTGGTATTTGATATGGAGTATGGGAGATGGGTTGAAGAACACAGCAAATTGATATTCCAGCTCAGGGCCGCGCTGAATGAGCACCTGGCGGACGAACAGCTGCAGGGCTTCGTCAATGGTGCAATGGCACAGCACGAAGAGCTACTGAACCTCAAAGGTGCCATGGCCAGGGCCGATGTCTTCCACCTCTTGTCTGGAGTGTGGGCAAGCCCTGCTGAGCGTTGCTTTCTTTGGTTGGGAGGCTTTCGCCCCTCGGAGGTCATAAAG GTGATGCTGAAGCATGTGGAGCCGCTGTCAGAGGGCCAGATACTTGGCATATACAACCTTCAGCAGTCAGtgcaggagagggaggaggctcTCAACCACAGCATGGAAGCCACCCAGCAGAGCATCTCGGACACCATCGCTGCACCCGATGTCGCTCCCGCAACCTTCATGGGCCACATGTCCATCGCCATGAATAAGGTCGCCTCTATGGAGGGCTTTGTCATGCAG GCAGATGGACTAAGGCAGCAGACCCTCCACAAGCTCCACCACATCCTGACCACCCATCAGGCTGCTCGGTGCATGGTTGCGATCGCCGACTACTTCCACCGCCTTCGCGCGCTCAGCACTCTCTGGGTTGCAAGGCCAAGGCAGGAGGATGGGCCAGCGCTGTAG
- the LOC120674205 gene encoding transcription factor TGAL7-like isoform X5 yields MHVAEPIPAKGVSMGMVAAMLPNGNSSPPKRQEQGGQRSPAVPPPAPTVALPNSAKETKSSLSKKEATSGGKGATSGDQERVRDPKTLRRLAQNREAARKSRLRKKAYIQQLETSRIRLSQLEQQVQVARVQGVFLGTGEQPGFPSAPSPAVVFDMEYGRWVEEHSKLIFQLRAALNEHLADEQLQGFVNGAMAQHEELLNLKGAMARADVFHLLSGVWASPAERCFLWLGGFRPSEVIKVMLKHVEPLSEGQILGIYNLQQSVQEREEALNHSMEATQQSISDTIAAPDVAPATFMGHMSIAMNKVASMEGFVMQADGLRQQTLHKLHHILTTHQAARCMVAIADYFHRLRALSTLWVARPRQEDGPAL; encoded by the exons ATGCATGTAGCCGAGCCAATTCCTGCCAAG GGTGTTAGCATGGGCATGGTGGCAGCCATGCTGCCCAATGGCAACTCTTCTCCTCCCAAGAGACAAGAGCAAGGTGGCCAGAGGAGTCCTGCTGTTCCTCCTCCTGCCCCCACTGTGGCCTTGCCTAACTCAGCCAAGGAGACCAAGAGTAGCCTATCTAAG AAGGAAGCAACAAGCGGTGGGAAGGGTGCAACATCTGGCGATcaggagagagtgagagaccCTAAG ACCCTGAGGCGGCTTGCGCAGAATAGAGAGGCTGCTAGGAAGAGCAGACTTAGGAAGAAG GCTTATATCCAACAGTTGGAGACAAGTAGGATCAGGCTAAGCCAGCTTGAACAGCAAGTTCAAGTGGCAAGAGTACAG GGCGTCTTCTTGGGCACTGGCGAGCAGCCAGGTTTTCCTTCTGCCCCTTCACCTG CTGTGGTATTTGATATGGAGTATGGGAGATGGGTTGAAGAACACAGCAAATTGATATTCCAGCTCAGGGCCGCGCTGAATGAGCACCTGGCGGACGAACAGCTGCAGGGCTTCGTCAATGGTGCAATGGCACAGCACGAAGAGCTACTGAACCTCAAAGGTGCCATGGCCAGGGCCGATGTCTTCCACCTCTTGTCTGGAGTGTGGGCAAGCCCTGCTGAGCGTTGCTTTCTTTGGTTGGGAGGCTTTCGCCCCTCGGAGGTCATAAAG GTGATGCTGAAGCATGTGGAGCCGCTGTCAGAGGGCCAGATACTTGGCATATACAACCTTCAGCAGTCAGtgcaggagagggaggaggctcTCAACCACAGCATGGAAGCCACCCAGCAGAGCATCTCGGACACCATCGCTGCACCCGATGTCGCTCCCGCAACCTTCATGGGCCACATGTCCATCGCCATGAATAAGGTCGCCTCTATGGAGGGCTTTGTCATGCAG GCAGATGGACTAAGGCAGCAGACCCTCCACAAGCTCCACCACATCCTGACCACCCATCAGGCTGCTCGGTGCATGGTTGCGATCGCCGACTACTTCCACCGCCTTCGCGCGCTCAGCACTCTCTGGGTTGCAAGGCCAAGGCAGGAGGATGGGCCAGCGCTGTAG